DNA from Leptospira terpstrae serovar Hualin str. LT 11-33 = ATCC 700639:
GTCGTAAGATCATTGTAGATACTTACGGTGGAATGGGTCGCCATGGTGGTGGTGCTTTCTCTGGAAAGGATCCATCTAAAGTAGATCGTTCTGCAGCGTATATCGGCCGTTATATTGCAAAAAACGTAGTAGCAGCTGGTCTTGCTCACAAATGTGAAGTGCAACTTGCTTACGCAATTGGAGTTGCAGAACCAGTTTCCGTTCTTGTTGATACATTTGGAACAGGAACTATTTCTGACGAAGAAATTTCTAAGCGAGTTCTTGCAAACTTCAAACTCACTCCAAAGGGAATTGTGGATGGTTTGGATCTTCTTGGAAAAGGAAGAAAATACCAAGAAACAGCGGCTTATGGCCACTTTGGTAGAACAGGTAATACATTTACTTGGGAAAAAACGGATAAAGCAGAAGCTTTAAAAAAAGGATAAGTATGGGAGCACCTAGCCAATCCACTGCAGACAAAAAAGCAACAAGAGATGCATACGGCGAAGCCTTAGTTGAGTTAGGTGCGTCCAGGCAAGATATCGTGGTTTTAGATGCGGACCTTTCCGGTTCCACTAAAACTGCCGATTTTAAGAAAAAATTCCCTGAACGATTTTTTAATGTTGGAGTCGCTGAACAGAACTTAGTTGGTCATGCGGCAGGTCTTGCCCTTTCTGGTTTTGTTCCATTCGCATCTAGTTTTGCTATGTTTCTATCAGGCAGAGCTTGGGAAGTGGTACGAAATAGTGTCGTATATCCAAAGTTAAACGTAAAACTCGTTGCCTCTCACGGTGGAATCACAGTGGGAGAAGACGGTGCTTCTCACCAATGTATCGAAGACTTTGCTATTATGCGTGTCATTCCTGAAATGACTGTGATTTGTCCTTCTGATTTTAACGAAACCAAACAAGTCATTCACGCCATTGCGGATTACAAAGGACCTGTTTACGTAAGGGTCGGT
Protein-coding regions in this window:
- a CDS encoding transketolase family protein yields the protein MGAPSQSTADKKATRDAYGEALVELGASRQDIVVLDADLSGSTKTADFKKKFPERFFNVGVAEQNLVGHAAGLALSGFVPFASSFAMFLSGRAWEVVRNSVVYPKLNVKLVASHGGITVGEDGASHQCIEDFAIMRVIPEMTVICPSDFNETKQVIHAIADYKGPVYVRVGRPAIPVIERENYKFQIGKAEVISEGKDVCIIANGVMVNEAMIAVGLLKEKGINASLLNMATIKPLDKEAIIAKAKECGAIVTCEEHNVIGGLGSAVSELLSEEYPVPVIKVGMKDTFGKSGTWSGLLDYFGLRAKDVVSHVEIAISKKKK